The DNA window ATGAGAAGTGTATCGCAAATAGTGTGTTCAAAACTAGCTGCCATATCCGGTACTAATTTTTCAAATTCGATTCCAATATTGTCATGTTTGCCACCTCCATTTTCTAAAATCAAAGTCCGCATAGCCGTCTTGAGTCCGGAGAAGCTAAAATTGAAATCACTAGCATGTTCGTTGTACATCATTGCGCGTGGCAATTTGTATTTATTTGGATCACCGGGCGCAAAGCCATTTGCCTTATTCCCCTTTGAGGCTGTTTTTTGTATTTCAGGGCCTCCGGGATATCCGAGTCCGAGCATTCGTGCTACTTTGTCAAAAGCTTCACCGGCGGCATCGTCCAAAGTCTCGCCAAGTAATTCATATTCCCCATGATTTCTCATAGTTATTAGTTGATTATGCCCTCCGGATACGGTGAGAATCAAAATTGGAAATTTGTTTTTTTGATCTCTCTCTATGTCATACGGCAGAATCTCATGTACAAATGTGCCGTCATCATGCTTTTCGCAATTATCTGTAAGCCAGCTTGCATATAGATGACCTTCTATGTGGTGGATTGGGATTATAGGTTTGTTCCAAATCAAACTAAGTGCAGTTGCAGCATTGTTGCCGACCATCAAGCACCCAAGTAATCCGGGCCCCTGTGCTACTGCTATGGCATCTATTTTGTCGATCACAGCTTCGAGTTTTTGTATTGTATCGTGCCCTTCCAATATTCCCATTTTGACTCCTCCTTGCCTAAGTGCCTCATTTACAACCGGCACTATCGCCTCGACGTGCCGTCGAGCCGCCACCTCCGGGACAACTCCACCGGTTTTATTGTGCTCCGCAATTTGAGAATAAATCACATTACAATAAACTATCATTCCATCTTCAACGATCGCTACAGAGGTTTCATCACAAGTTGATTCTATCGAGAGAATTATCACTTAAATATTTAGTAAGTTATACTTAGTTTATTGAAAAATTCGTACAATTTATAACATAAAATCAGTATGTGCATCATACAGTGTCATTTTTTGTCATGCAATAATCACATTTTAATTGGCATCTTTGATATAAAAACAAACATTCGAAGGTGAGTAAAGCGCCACCATGCAACATTTCTGAAAATCGTCCAGTCGAAATATCATTTTACGGCTTCCGCTTGCGCGTTTTTAACATTTTTATGTTGACTCAAAATGGTGAGTAAGTGGTAGTATTTTCATAGAAAAATAACCGACTTTCTCATTCAAAAGCAATTTCATAATTACACGCTCA is part of the Candidatus Peregrinibacteria bacterium genome and encodes:
- the tsaD gene encoding tRNA (adenosine(37)-N6)-threonylcarbamoyltransferase complex transferase subunit TsaD — protein: MIILSIESTCDETSVAIVEDGMIVYCNVIYSQIAEHNKTGGVVPEVAARRHVEAIVPVVNEALRQGGVKMGILEGHDTIQKLEAVIDKIDAIAVAQGPGLLGCLMVGNNAATALSLIWNKPIIPIHHIEGHLYASWLTDNCEKHDDGTFVHEILPYDIERDQKNKFPILILTVSGGHNQLITMRNHGEYELLGETLDDAAGEAFDKVARMLGLGYPGGPEIQKTASKGNKANGFAPGDPNKYKLPRAMMYNEHASDFNFSFSGLKTAMRTLILENGGGKHDNIGIEFEKLVPDMAASFEHTICDTLLIKLKKAAELTNPKEIHIAGGVSANLRLRGMLEATFPQNIGGPRILYPSLKFCTDNAAMLGAVAYFRYMANPEQYKAWQNSIPDTQLKFY